The Clarias gariepinus isolate MV-2021 ecotype Netherlands chromosome 26, CGAR_prim_01v2, whole genome shotgun sequence sequence TAAACATATGGTTAGATATGACTAACcaaagacatgaaaaaaaatcctgggGCTAAAATGGGAGAAAACCGGGCCTTTAATAGGTTATCtgcattttcaataataaaaaaaaataaaaaattaaaaaagtatttctgAAAGCAGTTACATTTTTAGAGGAAATCTAGCACTCTGTACTGACCccacagtgacctctagtgtcAATCTATGGTTACAGCTCTTTGCCATTACTTATTATTACTACTGTAATAAACTGCTTTAAATATTTTGCCTTTACTGAATTGCAGGACAGAATTAAGAAAacgaatgaaaaaaaatcaatgaataaataaaataaacaaaaaacctgcaggtgtataaaacaaaacaagccgTTTACTAACCCATATTGGTAGGACGAAGGCCTTTtaatagacatttttatttttggacatACGTTCTGACTTGACTCCAAAATTACAGACTTTAAAGTATATTCAATTACTGCTACAAGAAATTCAACATGCTCCATCTGTTACAATTTGGAATgacagcaataaataaataataaaaaaaatcgcaCAATCTATGAATTCACACAGTCACCTTAAGTTCTGATTGCAGCACATAAAGTGGGggtcagttcatgtgtgaaaatgattcctcatgacCTTAACCACAtgatcaacttttttttttttggtcagggcAGTGTGTATAAAAGGTTTGTTCTCTCTATCAAGTTTGTTCTCTCTTTCACTGTGTAAGcgaacttaaaaaaatatttagtaaggAAATCTCTCAAGTTATACAGTCAAAACCACAAGGTTTGGTAAGTACCATGCCACCTTTAAATACTTTAGTACtttgtatacatactgtatgtcaatcAATTTAAGGCCATGGAGCTTTCTGAGTAAATACTTCCCAATTTTTCATGACATTACTAAGAAAGTTTTTACACAAAAGAATTTTACATGGTTATaaataaagtgcaaaaaaaccCCATACACAATGCATTACTGGATTGTCTTCAGTGACACTTCAGTAGTTTAATTAATACCTTTCAGTGGTTCAGCAACAAGGCCCACCCTTGTGCGAGGGATGGTGGGATAAATTagtgtaaaaatgtgtatagTGTCACACCAGTGTAGAAACCTGACCTCTAAATGTATTGACCCTTCTGGCAAATACTACAGAAAAGAGGTGAGAGAGAAGTGTTTGTCCTGATATTGTGCATCACAGCTTCTGGTTGGACAAATTAAAAGAACTAGGTCACTCGACTCAAGACCAGCGCATAAGCCTGTCTGAGTTGCACTTGTGAAACAACAACTAATCACTGATCACTAGAGGGTGTAATGGCATCCAAACATCACGGTTCAGTACCAACCTCGGTTTAGAAGTCACGTTCAGCATggataaatatgttttaagcaGAGTAAAGAACTGAAACTTAATTCATTATGACTTTATGtacaaatataaacttataATCACTTGTAAACAGTTGCAAACTGGCCATCATTTCCTAAACACATAAAGAATGCACCAAAGGCTCCAAAAATTatctctttcttaaaaaaaacaaacaaacaaaaaccataTGTCTAGGTATCTTGGTGAATGATATTGTTTAGGAACAGTAACACTAGCTATATCTATATCTTAATATTTGAAAGATGTTATATTAGCTTGAGGCATTCAGTTTCCCGCTTTGTCTTTTGAACATGTCTAGGTCAAAAAATGACACCTGACAAATTACAGCATTATATTTCACATAAACCTGTTCATCTGTCTTTACAAACCTGTAAATTCCATATATCTgaaatgatatttaaatatatggTCCTCAGTGACACACTGGTTGTTTAtcttggctgttttttttttctttatattggtttaaattgttaaacatgattttttttttaaaatacacatttatattatcatatacaatctaatttaaaatgtatataaaataagttcAAACATTAATTCCAATTAACTAACTTAATAGAAAAAATTACCGGGCGCTACTTAAAGCTGGACTGTATTCGCTTAAACCACAGCCTGCACCAGACTGAACGTCATGTTCCAACAGTACAAATATGAATATGCATAGCATTACACCGCACCCGTTATTCATGACCGATGGCACATCAGTATCGTTCCAAATGGccaatcactgatcatcacTGCTCGAACAACCCAATCAAAGATCAGTTTTGTCCCTAATGAACAAGAACTGATGATAAATTACAGATCACTACTGGTCCAAATAACCAATCACAGTTTTGTTCCCCACCAAGAAACGCGGATCATTATTCTTCCCAATGACCAAGCTTTGATCACAAATCACCGATGACTATTGTTCCCAGTGACCAATCACACATCACAATTTGTTAGGACTGACCAATCACAGATCATTTTTGTTATCAGTAACTAATCAATACTCATTAATCATAGTTGTTTCAAAAGACCAATTACTGATCACTAATGTTTGTTTATCTGAACACTTGATAGAATCTGCATTCTTTGATAGAAATAATAGAGTTCTTATGAATGCGTAAAAAGCTTATTTGTGGTGCTAACCAGAATGATTACtgactctcacttactcactcactataCCACTATActttactcatcgtctataccgcttcatcctgtatgcagggtccTACAGCCTATCCCCGGAGacgtagggcacgaggcggggtacacccaggacagggtgccaatccatcgcagggcacacacatccatacACCTAtatgctcactcacacactacgggcaatctgggaatgcaaattagcctaatctgcatgtctttggacagtgggatgAAACCGGataacctggaggaaacccaccgagcgcggggagaaaatgcaaactcaaCGCACACAGAccttgaggtgggaatcaaacccggaccctggaggtacgaagccacagtgctaaccactaagccaccgtgctccCCAAGACAgatgaataatttattatttcctgccttaaaaaaaaaaaaactgaagcaaCGTTAGCTTCCTTTTTTCCTAAAGCTGGTTAGTTAGATATGAATATATAAAGTTTTGAGGAacggatttattttttctgaaacCTGACAATTTGCCAAGTTAATTACACAATGTACTCAAAAATCACAAAGTGTAGGATTTCAAAAGACAACAATGCAATACATTCCCCTAAGTCAGAAACACACTTTAAAACCCCTCTGACATTCCTCTCAAGGCCAGTAAAACAGGTTTGGGGGCCTGCGTTTGAGGAAGGTTACACAGAACATGCCTGAATGCTGATTTATTGATGTTAACCCATAATCACTATAAAAAAAGGAGACATGTAAAATCCCTCTGCCTATTTAGCTTCTAAAGGGAATACCGAAACATCAagtagtgtaataaaataaaaaataagaaaaaacacttaTAGTATGATAGTAGGTGAAGCATTATGTATCATTTATACTCTATTGTACATGGCAAGACTCATACGCTTTAAGATGTATTTATTCCATTAAAGGCCAAAACACTGACATATCAGACCTAATATTGCAATTTCATATCTATCTACAATTCTTTAAATTAGATGCTTGTGATCCTGTCGAGGTCAGGGTGGTGAGCCCAGCTCCTGTCGCAGGTTGAATAAATAATTGAGGCGTGACCTTTATGTGGAAACAATGTTTACATATAAatttcaatacttttttttttttaattcctactGATCGATTCTCAGCTCATCAAAAGAGAAAAGGCAAGTCTCGTGTGTATCCAGTCTACAATCTTTCCAAATATCCTGAGTATCACCATTATTCCCAACAGTGTGAAAAAGCATCCTAGAAATTATGACATCAGTTATCTGATATTTCTCCATCAATAATTCATCAAGCACCtaccttttttgtgtgtgctggTGGGAGAATTATCAATGGAATGCGTGTGGCCGGTGGATCGGAGAAATGCTGCGCACCATGCGTAAATATCCTCCTCTCCAAGGATCACGACACAGCTCAAAGACAAGTGTttcaaacagaaaaacaaaaagcaaacaaattcagactttaaaaaaagcaatgaaAGACACGGTGTGTTAGTGAGGTGTGATTAAAGCAGAGAGAGGTTTTACCCGACTGTCACGAAGAGCTTCCCAAAAATGGCTCATGGCTCAGTGCGcacgactctctctctctctctctctcttcccctctctctctctctctctctctccctcttttccaTACGCACCATTCCTCTCCGGATGCTTCCCCCTTAACACACGACTAAACCTGGAAAACTTAAGGGACCTTCcttatttcctttctttaaaGAAGGATTTGTTCCTGCTGAAACATTTGGATTTGTGACTCTTCATCAGGTAAtgccatctctccttctgtTCTTATATTCATATCGTCCCTGCAGCTGAGGGGATTTTAAGGTGTGTCTCTTTGAAAGGGCCCTAGAATTGTTTTTACTTctaaggatatttaaaaaaaaaaaaaaaagaagaagaagaagaagtgcaACAAATGTAACcaactcatttttttaaatattggttttcattgaattttttttttaaatagggcgAGCTAAAAATAGCACATTTCCCAGCCTACATGAAAGGTGGCATTTCCATgcgtcattatttatttatttgtctataaataaatctttttgttttatttggaaaACCTATTATTCCTCGAAAGTTCAGCTGATGCGTCATgcttttgattttttatttatacatcatATCACAAAATAGCATCCTAAACATAAATCTGACTTGTAgatatttctttccttttgtcCCTTTCTTAAGTGCTTTATCATCGCATCTAACTTACCATCGCATAAACTACTGAGtatctttcttaaaaaaaagaaagaaatgtatttatcaCTGTAATAATGATTCCAGATGAACAAGACTGCATGTTCCTAATATCCTTTGCTTGGTTGTTGATTTCAGCCATGCCCAGTCCATTGGAGAAAGTGGTGGCACAGAAGAAGGAGGCCATCGAGGCTGTGATGGAGCTGTTCGAGAAAGGAGCCGAGGTCCTGGCTAGCACCGTCGGGGAGATTTTCCCGCTGTGTGAAGCCGCTGCGCCCGTCCTGAAGCTTGCTTTGGACAACGTTGAAAGCAAGGAGGTGTTCTATGTCAAGGAGCAGTTCTTAGTCGTGAGGAATAGGCTTGACGTGATCTCGTCGCAGCTCGAAGACATCAACCATGAGATACAGAAGGGGCGTGTCGATTCGCAATACTTTTCCGTGGAGGAGAACCTACGCAACCAGTTCCGCAAATATCTCGACATCTTGAATGCCAAGCCAGAGTTTCGGGAGGTCAAGAAACGTTTGTTCTTGGATCATTTCAGcaagacaggaggagagaggaaccTCTATGTACTGTACGATGCCCTGATGGGCACAAACACTTTTGGCCAGTCCATCCTGGAGGTGGTGGTGAGATATGAAGCTAAGAACAGGAGGGTCCTTGAAGACTTCTGTGTCCGTATGAAAGAACTCTTCTGCCTTGGGTTGATCGTCTTGCTGGGTCATTGTTCCCTCACTCAAGGTGAGGATATAGAGCAGGAGAAGATCTCTGAATGGAGCGAGAGAATCCAAGAGGTTGAAACCAAGATGAAGGCAGTCATTGAAGAATGTGTGACTTCATTTGCAGAGCAGGCACGTCTGGATGTCCAGAGGCTGGTCCAAGACAAAGAGGCAGGGAGTCTCGAAGACACAGCTCAGGAACTGCTCAATTTCCTGGTGAGGAAGTATGATTGGGTCAGGTGGTCTGTTCGCATTATTAACCACTCAGGAAGCAGCTACCGCAACTGGCGTGCTGGAGACAACTTCCAGTCCGTTACAGGACAGAAATGGTTTGATGTGCTGCAGGTAAACGACACCAACGTAGTCGTGTCTTACTGCAGCAATCCACAGCCTGTTCCCAAAGATAACATCCAGCAGTTGATGGACGGTCTGACAAAGAAGGGAGATGCGAAAGCTGTGGTGGAGAACCTGGAAAAGCATCTGTCTGGTTTTATGGTCCACGCTGTCAGCTGCCATAAACAGAGCTTTGCGGCTTGGAACTTTCCAGAAGAATGTCATTATTGGGAGATGGCCAAGAAGGGCAAGACTGTGGCTCTCTGTGTGCATTCAGATTAGCTGCCAGGTCAAGAGCTTAAATGAGATGCCTTATTGATTTATGGTCATTATAAACTGGACACTTTTAATCATAAGTATAAAAGACAAATAATTGATCCATACATGGTTGTATATGGCAATCCAAGAGGtttcataatcataatattCATAATCACTGTTTTGTCTTAATGTCCAGGACAGGGCTTAATACCAAAGTCATAATCCTCATTAAGTAGATAAAGGAGTTAACCACAGCATGCACTTTGGCATtattgaaaaacaacaacaaaagactTCTTAAAGATTGGAATCCGCTAAATCTTACTTGCTATGTTACAAATGTCATGCTAGCATATTGTAGCACAGGAATTAGAGGAACGGATATCACGATACTAGAAAATCTTGACCCAGTCATTTGATCGAGTCTTGCCTTTTGCCCATTAAAAGCTATGCAGGTCACCTAGTCTTAGCGTCAGTCTAATTTTTGCAAGCCTTTCTTCACACTTCATCATCGTAAAATATGCTCTTTGTGCACTTTGTTAAAACCAAACAGTTCATGCggtctgatgttttttttttttttttttactcaaattgGTAAGTAAACATGTATGACCATTTGCAGAGTCAAGTACCTTCCTGAGAAAGTGGACGggtttataaatgaaaaagtacCAGATGTTCTAGATTGAACTAGAAATCTGACATCAcacaaagggtgttcaagtcaaatcgggacttttgattgtacagattaccagaacacagttctaagagtaaaaactccctttatttctctatataatctcctgctgcactaatgcacttatcctagtgtttcactaatgcttggataccatcaaagtagaacCTTCCCAAAGGACGCCGGAGACGTGATAGGACTGCCTGGATCTCATCTAAAACTCAGGTGCAAACATGTGGCTTAGAGCAAGGTCATGACTGTATATGGGGGATGTGACTATCGCTACCAGCCGAGTTCCTATAACATGCAATtgttgttggtgaatgattgtgtgtacagtcccCACGAACAGAtggcaagttggtgacaagttatctgttgattttcaaggatcaggtgttccaataTCTGAATGTTTAAATGCTCAAAACAACTGCAGTGTGCTCCGAGTCACCAAGATCATCCTTCATGGAattatggccttctttaaaaagtttgcaccattcagatttttttttttactgtggctaaaagtctcatcaccgcaCTGACAGCTTAAAGTTAACCTTAATTCATGAGAAATGTCTAAACAATTCCTAATtggacttgaatgccccttgtgCTTAAAGGGCTTGGTGCATTATAAGGATCTTGTACTAGGCTACATATATAAATTTTGGCAGTTATGTATTGCAGTGCAGTTGCCTATTTTTGACCCTATATTTCGCAGATACTGCAGTTTAGAACATCTTGCAGACTAAGCGCCATGAATATCGATTTTGCTGAACAATATGGCAAGAAACATAGCTTTAGGCATTACATGTGCGTGCCAAAGTGCTGCCCTATTAATTCTGTGCAAGACTGCTGTCTCAGGATGGCCTGCCCAGACCTGAACGAGAGAATAAAAGATGTCAGCTATGAATCCAGATCCAGCAGATCACAATTTGAGTCCAAACTCCTACATCTTTGTTCTCCTGCAGAACCCTGACCTAATTATAAGCATTAAACTAAATCCTGAGGACTTGCACCTCCTACATACAATTTTATCATTAGTCTAATTTAAAGAGCACAACTTCAGAAACGGATCTGCTGTCAGTTTACATCGGAACGATGTATCGTTCACATAATCACATTTTCTGCATCCTGTTGTTACACAATATCACGATTTACAAACCGCGAGCTGACGTCGATTGCTGTTAAAGTCTGTGCAGCGGACACGTACACCACTCAAAGCCACGTTTAATTTAATTACGGGATTTGCACGTAAGTCAGCATTTCCCACTGTGCAGGTTTGTTGGTGCAGAGAAGACGAGGCCTAGAATGCTGAAGTCAGCTCAATAAAAACTGGACATTACGCTTGCTGGGATGGTGAGCTAGGGAACCATCCATCATTTCCACCAGAGAAAAGGAGCTATAATAAACGCTCAGGCTAGCAGCATGATAGTAAATTAATATGAACAAAAGTATGACTTTAACATCAGAACCGTGTGATGTGTGTGGTTTATTTCTACGCACACAAACCCTGTGTTACTGTATTAGAATGTGAAACTGTTTCTGCTAAGAAACCCAAAGCGCAGCCAGTGGAAACTCTTGTATTCATTAGTGGTTGAGTGGCTTTTGTCCTGGTTAATGTTATTGATCTGGAAAGCTATTATCTCTGATAAAGGTTTTACTGTGGCTTCCTTCAAGCCTCAGTGTCACAGCCGGAGAACCTGCGCTTCTCTAAACCACCTGGTCGACCGTTAAACATCCTCCTTTCTCCGTTATGCGTCTGTAAGTGTGCGTGTTCAGGTGGCAGATGGCGCTAGTCACACATTTATTGCAGaaaaagctctctctctctctctctctctctctctctctctttctatctatctatctatctctatctctctatgtgtttgtgtgtgtaagtgtgtgtgtgtgtgtttgattccctggcTTGACTACTGCCTCTAAGCGCACACgttcatatttaaattatttagcaAGATATGaaagatatactgtaacacAGAGCACAGAAAAGGAAAGAATCTCCAGATCTGTATACAGACTCTTTGATGAGCCCGGCCTCCTCCAGGAAGAGATTTCAGCCAATATCAATATTTCATAAACAAATGAGTGATTTTATGTCGACTAGGTTTAGAGCACTGCAGGAGGAGCTCGATCAATCCCAGGATGCCTCAGTCCGGCTACATCTGCCAATCGCAGCCAGAGCTAATGATATTACCCATCAGTCAGAGTGGACCATCGACCCACTCACTACTCCCTAAGTGGCCTGATCtgataaaaagcattaaaacatttgttcagtGACACACAGCAGCTCACCGCGAACAGCTGTATAGATTGGCTTTAAGATGTCTGGCAGTATTTTTGGGCATAGGAtatatttgtttcattattattattattattattaataaatattttaaaattatacctTGTCACTCTAACTTTCATATTCATCCCAATATTTATTAAGGTCTTTTAGTCAAAGTAAATTTTTtcattagtattaatattaacatcacaaagtaagtttaattttaacattaaactttaaaattgtatttgctAATATGGCTTAGGCGACAAATATATAGGACAATATGGTGTCCAGTCCATGCGTGTTATATTCCTCATGCCATTCTTTCATAATACGAGTCCTGAAATATGTCCgcgccatcagggaagaaaaacttcaCAAGTGTGTTAACCTGgtaattcagtacattcaggtcgtcagctgacttcatttcattgctgagtctcgacctgaccaactgaaacaaCCCGTGATCATAACACTCaagtctccagaggcttgtacagtgaccaatgcaaaatgtttgtgttgtctttttatacagttttgttaatttatagtGTTACTTAGTTGTCCTAGCTAGTTAAGTTTTATCTTGGCTAGTTTCGTTTAGTTGCTGGATGTTggatgtagcaccttggtcctggaggaatgttgtttaatttcactgtttactgaactgtatatggttgaaatgacaataacagCCTACTCCACTTGACTTAACTTGATATGATCGGTGGATCAcgtcatgtgcttcccttcttaccctgatgcgcaCATTATTCTGGAATAGGGTTAATCTGgactcatctgaccatatgGCCTTTGCTCCAAAGACCAATAACTATGTTCCCTAAAAAGCTCGagccttttcttctttctgatgagtctcactaacaagtggttttcttatggacacacagctgtttagtcccaatcctttgAGTTCATGTCACATTGTATGAGTAATGCTCTTAgtttgacaaaaaaacaacaacaaaaaatgtaattaaaaataggTTTGaattctactgtacatttttttttctatgcaacTTCAGGCGTTTAAGTGATCCcatgtcatgattttttttcggACTACAATTCTACTATGGAGTTGAGGGTTCAGCACGATTTTCAACCAATTTCTGACATTTTagatctccttagttgttttctttgtttggttcaggacaataatttgacccttctgaaaaagtgacctttttttttggccaggcagaaTTCAATAGCTAATAGCATAcacttatttttatatagtctgtgagacatacagtacatgaaataaCTTTTTGCTATTTGTAATATATagttggtggcttagtggttagcactgtcgccttgcaccttcaggtcctAGGTTTGATTCTCATGACGGGCCTGCGTGCATAaagcttgcatgttcttcccgtgcttggtcggttttcttccactgtccaaagacatgcggattatgCTAATTGCTGTTTGCTCGTGGTGTGTGAATGTGGAGGTCCTACTACGGTCGTACAAATGGGAATAGATACAATGTTGACCATTGGCCTCCaaagtccctagttggactaggctgctggatggatggaataaaTAGTTTTGTGTATATCAAGACACTAAatactagataaaaaaaaatgaatcaactCAATTTCTATTAAATTAAGCTTAAAAGAGAAGGTCAGAGTCAatctgacatacagtatatcttgcTAGCAGTGGTAGTGAACTGGAAAAAGGTGTCACGATGCAGTTTAGCAGACCACAGAATGGTGATATAGACTGACGCTGTGTGCATACGCTTGCAGTCTTCTCCCTCAGCAGTCTCATTATCATTCACTGTCTGTCTCCTCGACCACGTCAGCACAcaggaatctctctctctctctccctgcctcCCACACCCACGCATTCTCACGATGAGATAAGCCCCCCCTCTACCCTTGTCTCGACTACAAACACAGTGAATGTCTTCTGCAATATATCAGGGTGTGCTAATCTTTGCTAATCTTACACACCATAATTTCCCACAGCACAATCTCTTTCAATCCATCAATGTGAAAATGTGGAGCTCGCCCCATCCCCGCCTGCCATCGTCCACTGTCCCTCCCGCCCGAGCAACTATACTCTCcatttgtttggtttgtttgccTTATAGCTTTGCTTTGTTTTACGTCATATACCACACCTAGTCTATCACGCACATTCGATTTTTACTGATGTTCGATTTTTCATGTAgacatccaatttttttttttttttggtttcccaATAAGAAATTGAATGATTTAGACAATCTATGCCACATGCCACAATCAAAACAGGCTTATCATGGTGACAAATATGATTTCAGCTTAGCAGAGCCGTAGTTAACCCTGAAGGTGATCTGCCACCAAATGAGGCAGCAAATTAGGTAAACTGTTCCAAGGACATTTAATTAAGACTGCTCCACTCTCTGAGCCCCAGAGGCACTGTGCGGTGAAAGTGCATGAGACTGGCTGAggagtgagagacagagggagagagagagaaggaaggaaggagaaaaggaaggaaggaagtgaAAGTCAGGAAGCATAACAGTAAGTATTTGGGTTGAGTaatgtttttatcattttagtTGGTGTGGACTAGTAATAAAGCCACTAGCGAGTGATGCACCAGAAATAAACAGAGTGGAGCCATGGCTGATAGCGATATAGATTGATTAATTTCATGCCTCACTATAAAGTGCAGTAAAGTGCACAGGGCATGAACTAATGGCTTTTACATGCTAAGTAATGCACTCTGTGCCAAACTGGGAGCCATCTTGGATCATCTCATGAGTATTAACTTTTTACTTGTGGCTTATTTCTAGACAGTAAACCCTgaatagatgtgtgtgtgtgtgtgtgtgtgtgtattaaggagagagagagagagagagagagagagatttcatcTTGTCTGAaccaaagaggaaaaaaggcaaaaaaaacaacaacaaagcaaCATACACTTTGAAGTAGTTCTTCTTTATACTTAAAATGTTTTGCtgcacatttttaaaaccaaatGGCTGTTGAATCCTCTAATCTAATTGGTCAGATGATtgtgattaattttctgtagcagcagctctgacagtagcagCTGCAAATAAAAGATCTGTGACAGATGTGTCAGatatacagatttaaaaaaaaaagtttttgtaagttaatgtttattatacaaACGTTAGTtctgaccgagtaatctgattggaca is a genomic window containing:
- the LOC128514379 gene encoding protein rapunzel-like, producing the protein MPSPLEKVVAQKKEAIEAVMELFEKGAEVLASTVGEIFPLCEAAAPVLKLALDNVESKEVFYVKEQFLVVRNRLDVISSQLEDINHEIQKGRVDSQYFSVEENLRNQFRKYLDILNAKPEFREVKKRLFLDHFSKTGGERNLYVLYDALMGTNTFGQSILEVVVRYEAKNRRVLEDFCVRMKELFCLGLIVLLGHCSLTQGEDIEQEKISEWSERIQEVETKMKAVIEECVTSFAEQARLDVQRLVQDKEAGSLEDTAQELLNFLVRKYDWVRWSVRIINHSGSSYRNWRAGDNFQSVTGQKWFDVLQVNDTNVVVSYCSNPQPVPKDNIQQLMDGLTKKGDAKAVVENLEKHLSGFMVHAVSCHKQSFAAWNFPEECHYWEMAKKGKTVALCVHSD